From Nycticebus coucang isolate mNycCou1 chromosome 6, mNycCou1.pri, whole genome shotgun sequence, the proteins below share one genomic window:
- the LOC128588373 gene encoding tetratricopeptide repeat protein 4-like, whose amino-acid sequence MEQPEPDVASDDAMDAFLEKFRSQPYRGGFDENQWEEEFEKVPLFMKKAPSEIDPKESPDLACLQSIIFDEDRSPEEQAKTYKDEGNDYFKEKDYKKAVISYTEGLKKKGADPDLNAVLYTNRAAAQYYLGNFRSALNDVTAARKLKPCHLKAIVRGALCHLELKHFAEAVNLCDEGLQVDAKEKKLLEVRAKADKLKRTEQRDLRKAKLKEKKEQNQNEALLQAVKARNIRLSEAACEDEDSASEGLAELFLDGLSSENPCGARLSLDDQGRLSWPVLFLYPEHAQSDFISAFHEDSRFIDHLKVMFGETPSWDLEQKYCPDDLEVYFEDEDGAELYRVPPRSTLLRALQHPRYFLKSLTPAFLVCVGSSPFWKNYLQERKVHQIE is encoded by the coding sequence ATGGAGCAGCCTGAGCCGGACGTCGCCTCCGACGACGCCATGGATGCGTTCCTGGAAAAGTTCCGGAGCCAGCCTTACCGTGGAGGCTTCGACGAAAATCAGTGGGAGGAGGAATTTGAAAAGGTCCCCCTATTTATGAAGAAAGCCCCATCTGAAATTGATCCCAAGGAGAGTCCTGACTTGGCTTGCCTCCAGTCAATTATTTTTGATGAGGACCGATCTCCAGAAGAACAGGCCAAGACCTATAAAGATGAGGGCAATGattactttaaagaaaaagactatAAGAAAGCTGTGATTTCTTACACTGAAGGATTGAAGAAGAAAGGTGCAGATCCTGATTTGAATGCTGTCCTTTATACCAACCGGGCAGCCGCACAGTACTATCTGGGCAATTTTCGTTCTGCTCTCAACGATGTAACAGCTGCCAGAAAGTTAAAACCCTGCCACCTCAAAGCAATAGTAAGAGGTGCATTATGCCATCTGGAACTGAAACACTTTGCTGAAGCTGTGAACTTGTGTGATGAGGGGCTGCAAGTAGATGCCAAAGAGAAGAAGCTTCTGGAAGTGAGGGCTAAAGCAGACAAGCTAAAGCGAACTGAACAAAGGGATCTGAGGAAAGCAAAGTTGAAAGAGAAGAAGGAGCAGAATCAGAATGAGGCTTTACTCCAGGCTGTCAAGGCTAGGAACATCAGGCTCTCTGAAGCCGCCTGTGAGGATGAAGACTCAGCCTCAGAAGGCCTAGCTGAGCTTTTCTTGGATGGACTCAGCTCTGAAAACCCCTGTGGAGCCAGGCTGAGTCTAGATGACCAGGGCAGGCTGAGCTGGCCCGTGCTCTTCCTGTACCCGGAGCATGCCCAGTCAGACTTCATCTCTGCTTTTCACGAGGACTCCAGGTTTATTGATCATCTAAAGGTGATGTTTGGTGAAACACCCTCCTGGGACTTAGAGCAGAAGTACTGCCCTGATGACTTGGAGGTCTACTTTGAGGATGAGGATGGGGCAGAACTCTACCGGGTGCCTCCCAGAAGCACCCTGCTGCGGGCACTGCAGCACCCCAGGTACTTTCTCAAATCCCTGACACCAGCATTTTTGGTCTGTGTGGGATCCTCTCCTTTTTGGAAGAATTATCTCCAGGAGAGAAAGGTGCACCAGATAGAGTGA